One window from the genome of Bubalus kerabau isolate K-KA32 ecotype Philippines breed swamp buffalo chromosome 17, PCC_UOA_SB_1v2, whole genome shotgun sequence encodes:
- the IL11 gene encoding interleukin-11, which produces MSAGALGALQLPGVLTRLRADLFSYLRHVQWLRRSGGPSLRTLEPELGTLQARLDRLLRRLQLLMSRLALPQAPPDPPAPPLAPPASAWGGIRAAHAILGGLQLTLDWAVRGLLLLKTRL; this is translated from the exons TGAGTGCGGGGGCGCTGGGAGCGCTGCAG CTCCCGGGAGTGTTGACACGGCTGCGGGCAGACCTGTTCTCCTACCTGAGGCACGTGCAGTGGCTGCGACGTTCAGGAGGCCCTTCCCTGCGGACCCTGGAGCCCGAGCTGGGCACCCTGCAGGCCCGGCTGGACCGGCTGCTGCGCCGGCTGCAGCTCCTG ATGTCCCGCCTGGCCCTGCCCCAGGCACCCCCAGACCCTCCGGCACCCCCCCTGGCACCCCCGGCCTCAGCCTGGGGGGGCATCCGGGCGGCCCACGCCATCCTGGGGGGGCTGCAGCTGACGCTCGACTGGGCCGTGcggggcctgctgctgctgaagACTCGGCTGTGA